In Schizosaccharomyces osmophilus chromosome 1, complete sequence, the genomic window GGCAAGAAATCCCCGAATATTAAAGGCGACTACCTTTTTGCCTACATTAATGACCTTAATGTAGCGTAAATTCAAATCCTCCTCGAATTTTCCAAGCGGTTCGTACTTTTGTTCGTACAATCGAACACGCTCCTGAAAGTCTCTAAGTGACTTCTCAGGATccatatttttataatcGGGACCAAAGAGTTTCATTCTCATGTTGGCAGCAATTAACTGCTCATCATTGCAAACAGACTCGATGAAAAGGGTGGTTACGTAGGGAACATTCTTTAAGTGCTCGACGACAGCCTTCCTTCGGATAGCAGTGCTATTGGTGGCGTCGAAGATGCCAACGACACCATTCTCATTTTCAAACCAGTCGAGCAAAGCAGTTAGTGTATTCATCGCCATGTCCTCTCGAAGTTTTGAAGTTTCAGGATTGGAGggatcaaaaaaagaagcatcgTCAGGTCCACGAGaagcttgttttcttctgaagTTTCCGACGTTGAACGCTTTACAGTTATACTGAAGCCAATTATAGTATCGAACCAATTTGTTGACGATATACGATTTGCCTCGAGCCGGAAGACCGACCATAATAATTACTAGTTTTTCCTCTGGCGCAGTGCCCTCACCCTCGGAATTTGGATTCGAATACACACTGGAGGTTTGTCCCGGAATACTCATTGTGGAGCCTTTTCGTTTCATACTTTGGGCAAGCAGAAGGGGAGATGGTGGAGCACTATCGCTGGGTGGATGAAAACTGGGAACATGATGGAGTGAAGCAGGCCGGTACTCTGTGCGTAAAGAAGAGACTTGCTTTGGCAATGCAAAGTACCCTTCCGAGGCCATTCGTTTAGGCGTATGGGGCGAGTTTAAGTGAAATGGAACAGGAGACGAATCAGAAGAATGTAACGAAGATGCATCGGGAGTTGTGGAAGCGGATGGATGGGTAGGGGTAGTATTTTGCGATTTTATGGAGGATTCTGCATCCTGGGAAGAGGCATCTTGGTTGGAGACAAGGCCATTTTCTGTGAAACGAGAGGGTAGTCTTGGACCTTGAAAATCCTTCAGGTTGTGTAAAGTATGACTGAGTATAGGGGAAGATGGTGGAGACTCGTGTAAGGTAGGAGAACTGACTGGAGATTGAACAAGTTGATCCTCCTTGAAAAAGCTTGAGTCCCGTTCGCTGTTTGGCGCTGACATAGTctacaagaaaagaattaaagacaaaaatcGGTACGgatatgtaaacaaacaccAGAATCCTGACAAAGCAACACTCACTGAGTGGATCGCAACGATTcactcaaaaaaaataaaaaacgaGAACAGGgtcaaaatcaaaatcaaaatcaagatCAAGATCAAGacgagaaagaagaaaaaaaaaaaaaaaaaatctcaaaAGATACTACTGACTCAAGTGTTTTGAATACGAATTCCAAGAGATGGACAAAAATCTATTCAAaatgaagcaaaaacaaaacaaaaaaggaagaggaTGAAATTGCTTGCGATTCTCTCAAGTGTCATGAAACAGAATGCTCCTTTCCTTGAATCGATCAGGGAATTCCGTAAAGAATTCAAAGCAATTCCAATACACGAAAAGAGAAGAGCTTGACGCAAACGAACAATTTCTATAAACAGCTTGTTTCTTACTTGGTATGTTGGTTGTTGATGAAGGACACAAATCTTACGTTGACATACCAAAAAAGACTTGAAGTAACAACAGGGAACAAACCTTTACACGATGAAAATGTCAACTCGGTGGTggttgaacaaaaaaataaaaaaaacacaaatggctatttaaaaaagacaatttgaagaaaagaatttttggtttaaaatggaaaatgaattttcatgctgcaaagaagaaaagaaaaaacgatTTGTAATCAAGAAGCGAGAAACGTTAAATTACTTTATTTTGCTTTAACGAAGTAGCCACTGttatataaagaatgaagttTCAATGGTAGCGCTGTGAAGAATGGACTTGACTGCAAAGGTTCGAATAGGCAAGATCATAATAAGCGACTTTATAGGAGCCCAGAAGTGATTCTTTTAGGAATTATCAGCCTCAGCATCGTCACACATAAGAATGCAACATTCGGTTCGTTTGAAATGTGCAATGACAACACTTTTAGCACAGTTCGTTTATTGATAGTCTTGTCTCATGAGTGAGACACACTGACACAAACCTTTCACTGTTTCTCACTCGCTTTCACTGTCTCATACAATCCGTGCCACCTTCAGATGTGATAATTTACATAAGGATAGCAGAAGAA contains:
- a CDS encoding 6-phosphofructo-2-kinase/fructose-2,6-bisphosphate 2-phosphatase is translated as MSAPNSERDSSFFKEDQLVQSPVSSPTLHESPPSSPILSHTLHNLKDFQGPRLPSRFTENGLVSNQDASSQDAESSIKSQNTTPTHPSASTTPDASSLHSSDSSPVPFHLNSPHTPKRMASEGYFALPKQVSSLRTEYRPASLHHVPSFHPPSDSAPPSPLLLAQSMKRKGSTMSIPGQTSSVYSNPNSEGEGTAPEEKLVIIMVGLPARGKSYIVNKLVRYYNWLQYNCKAFNVGNFRRKQASRGPDDASFFDPSNPETSKLREDMAMNTLTALLDWFENENGVVGIFDATNSTAIRRKAVVEHLKNVPYVTTLFIESVCNDEQLIAANMRMKLFGPDYKNMDPEKSLRDFQERVRLYEQKYEPLGKFEEDLNLRYIKVINVGKKVVAFNIRGFLAGQAVFFLLNFNLSPRQIWVTRHGESVDNTMGRIGGNASLTNLGKQYGEDLAMFIETKRAEFQDRLFYDITRESNLLNGGNLYQKKQYQPDYNNQSPTEARTPIELDPEDEEKIIKPFSVWTSMMKRSMETAAYFDDEQYDIKAMRMLNEICSGICDQLTYEQIENMHPEEYEARALDKLNYRYPGSGGESYLDVIYRLQSVIVEIERMKHHVLVIGHRVITRIIVAYFLGCRREDIAHLNVPLHTVYCIEPQPYGTNFYQYNYDPQTRTFTRVPFHV